In Pantoea phytobeneficialis, one genomic interval encodes:
- a CDS encoding SRPBCC domain-containing protein, with protein MNAIVWPEGFIPGFTDNYCSNEVIVAGLSAADIWPLLVTPALWPTYYKNSANARFYDNKGPVLAQDDRFYFETFGFPVEARVTEYVAPSADEAGRVAWHGWAGEEGAADRLDVLHAWLVEDLSDNRVRILTQETQNGNPAKELAKAQPNPMINGHQDWLDGLVAAARAQKGQ; from the coding sequence ATGAATGCCATTGTCTGGCCGGAAGGCTTTATCCCCGGTTTTACCGATAACTACTGTTCTAATGAAGTGATTGTTGCGGGTCTGTCTGCCGCAGACATTTGGCCGCTGCTGGTGACACCGGCGCTGTGGCCGACCTACTACAAAAACTCCGCCAATGCCCGTTTCTACGACAACAAAGGACCGGTACTGGCACAGGATGATCGCTTCTACTTTGAAACCTTTGGTTTCCCGGTTGAAGCCCGCGTAACAGAATACGTTGCGCCGTCAGCCGATGAAGCGGGACGTGTTGCGTGGCACGGCTGGGCTGGCGAAGAAGGGGCGGCAGATCGCCTTGATGTGCTGCACGCCTGGCTGGTGGAAGATTTATCTGACAACCGTGTGCGCATCCTGACCCAGGAAACGCAAAACGGTAACCCGGCGAAAGAGCTGGCTAAAGCCCAGCCGAACCCGATGATTAATGGTCATCAGGACTGGCTGGATGGCCTGGTGGCCGCCGCCAGAGCGCAAAAAGGTCAGTAA